Proteins encoded together in one Theileria parva strain Muguga chromosome 3 map unlocalized ctg_530, whole genome shotgun sequence window:
- a CDS encoding putative integral membrane protein: MKFALRCKLWLLIYLIFFVLVVYSAILRPLIFTSFTTNTVFLDSLKTTSKITSFFTTIFSFVLLTMGYYLISS; the protein is encoded by the coding sequence atgaaatttgCTCTAAGGTGTAAATTATGgcttttaatttatcttatattttttgttttgGTTGTTTACTCAGCTATTTTGAGGCCCCTAATCTTTACTTCCTTCACCACCAACACGGTATTCCTCGATTCTCTAAAAACGACTTCTAAAATCACATCTTTTTTTACTACAATTTTCTCATTCGTACTCTTAACAATGGGCTATTACCTAATTTCATCATAA